The following proteins come from a genomic window of Spea bombifrons isolate aSpeBom1 chromosome 10, aSpeBom1.2.pri, whole genome shotgun sequence:
- the IRX6 gene encoding iroquois-class homeodomain protein IRX-6, producing MVIKKSEEEMSFSQFGYPYGGNSQFLVSTNASSTCYESAARSLPEIPTAPAQTPALCCPSYENRLLVGTRTELNAALGVYNPTYATATQSYASYLPYSTDPATLYPTLTPQYDMKDGTNSLHPGLAQPAAYYPYDHTFGQYQHDRFGAVDFTGSARRKNATRETTSTLKTWLYEHRKNPYPTKGEKIMLAIITKMTLTQVSTWFANARRRLKKENKMTWSPKNKVGDEVKEDNQEGDEYNLGEDPDKVYKHEKDFRLSDLEDLEESSCHEMGNGPDIERGVPHRIISNSCVSDSSECSVTPPVNSLTFAPNKDNAGDILGLMVDKSSVRTHSESTYEITEKPKIWSLAHTAGASITVGSDMSSKSSVSPDCFFVRRRHSTHSLCSEVRAIHSIKTHTESSTEDLSQPTKIFRTSTFNLQSFQLSCSYPGETCEYSSGEEGICFALIL from the exons atggtaataaaaaaatcagaagaAGAGATGTCGTTTTCGCAGTTTGGATATCCATACGGCGGCAACTCTCAG TTTTTGGTTTCTACAAATGCCAGCTCAACGTGTTACGAATCTGCAGCCAGATCTCTGCCTGAGATCCCCACTGCCCCTGCACAAACCCCGGCTCTCTGCTGTCCTTCCTATGAGAACAGGCTGCTGGTCGGCACCAGGACAGAACTCAATGCGGCTCTGGGGGTATATAACCCCACGTATGCTACAGCCACTCAAAGCTATGCAAGTTACCTCCCCTACTCCACTGACCCAGCAACCCTATACCCCACTTTG ACCCCTCAATACGACATGAAGGATGGCACCAACTCTTTGCACCCAGGATTAGCCCAGCCTGCCGCATACTATCCATACGATCACACTTTTGGACAGTACCAGCACGACAG GTTTGGAGCGGTGGATTTCACGGGCTCTGCCAGGCGGAAAAATGCAACCAGGGAAACCACAAGTACTCTGAAAACATGGCTTTATGAGCATAGGAAGAACCCCTACCCTACCAAAGGCGAGAAGATCATGCTGGCCATTATCACAAAAATGACACTCACCCAAGTTTCGACGTGGTTTGCCAATGCAAGGAGGAGGCTTAAAAAAGAGAATAAGATGACCTGGTCCCCAAAAAACAAAGTTGGAGATGAAGTTAAAGAAGACAACCAAGAGGGGGATGAATACAATTTAGGAGAAGATCCAG ATAAGGTCTATAAACACGAGAAGGATTTTAGATTAAGTGACTTGGAAGATCTTGAAGAGTCTTCATGTCATGAAATGGGGAATGGACCAGACATTGAGCGTGGTGTCCCTCACAGGATCATCTCTAACTCCTGTGTATCAGATAGCAGCGAGTGCAGCGTGACACCACCTGTTAATTCTCTAACATTTGCACCTAACAAAGACAATGCGGGAGACATTTTGGGACTTATGGTTGATAAATCTAGTGTTCGCACGCACAGCGAGTCCACCTATGAGATAACGGAAAAACCCAAAATCTGGTCGTTAGCTCATACAGCAGGTGCCAGCATTACGGTGGGTTCTGATATGAGTTCTAAGAGCTCGGTCAGTCCAGATTGTTTCTTTGTTAGAAGAAGACACTCTACTCATAGCCTCTGCAGTGAGGTGAGGGCCATCCACAGTATAAAGACTCACACAGAAAGTTCTACTGAAGATTTGTCTCAGCCAACCAAGATATTTAGAACTTCAACATTCAACCTGCAATCATTCCAGCTCAGCTGCTCCTATCCCGGAGAGACATGTGAATATTCTTCTGGAGAAGAAGGTATCTGCTTTGCCTTAATCCTCTAA